In a genomic window of Allomeiothermus silvanus DSM 9946:
- the murA gene encoding UDP-N-acetylglucosamine 1-carboxyvinyltransferase — protein MERALVVQGGIPLRGELRVNPAKNSALKIMVASLLTPEPVTLTEVPRLRDVDVMLELLSHLGSRYAWEGHTLHLHTPEIKNTEAPRELVDKMRASFIVMGALLGRVGEAIVPMPGGCQFGPRPVDQHLKALTRLGAEIKEENGFFHAQQTRKPSGRVVFDMPTLGGTEQALLAAALGGEATLVNVAQEPEIEDLCRFLQMLGVEIQGIGSSILRVQGKERLGGGSYSIIPDRIEAGTFLLMTAATRGRITLTHVNPQHMDALLDKLAQSGHHIETGEDWVRLEATPNPLPFSVEAREYPGFATDLQPLIAAYLATVPGTSTVADRVYPDRFGYVGELARMGADASRKEGVLLINGKTLMGASVKAADIRAGGALILAALAAEGESKIEGMQYVERGYEKLPARLQALGARVSFEQPALALAAD, from the coding sequence ATGGAGCGTGCGCTGGTCGTACAAGGTGGAATCCCGCTGCGGGGTGAACTCCGGGTCAACCCGGCGAAGAATTCGGCCCTCAAGATCATGGTGGCGAGCCTGCTCACCCCCGAACCCGTTACCCTCACGGAGGTTCCGCGTCTGCGCGACGTGGACGTGATGCTCGAGCTTTTGTCCCACCTTGGCAGCCGCTATGCCTGGGAAGGCCACACCCTGCACCTGCACACCCCTGAGATCAAAAACACCGAGGCTCCCCGCGAACTGGTGGACAAGATGCGGGCCAGCTTTATCGTGATGGGCGCCCTACTGGGCCGGGTGGGTGAGGCCATCGTGCCGATGCCCGGCGGTTGTCAGTTTGGCCCCCGTCCGGTGGACCAGCACCTCAAAGCCCTCACCCGCCTGGGGGCCGAAATCAAGGAAGAAAACGGCTTCTTCCACGCTCAGCAAACCCGCAAGCCCTCGGGGCGGGTGGTTTTCGATATGCCCACCCTGGGCGGCACCGAACAGGCGCTTTTGGCCGCGGCCTTGGGCGGGGAGGCCACCCTGGTCAACGTAGCCCAGGAACCCGAGATCGAAGACCTGTGTCGCTTCTTGCAGATGCTCGGGGTAGAAATCCAGGGCATCGGCAGCAGCATCCTGCGGGTGCAGGGAAAAGAGCGCCTGGGGGGAGGCAGCTACAGCATCATCCCCGACCGCATCGAAGCCGGAACCTTTCTGCTGATGACCGCTGCCACCCGGGGTAGGATTACCCTCACCCACGTCAACCCGCAGCACATGGATGCGCTCTTGGACAAGCTGGCCCAGTCCGGACACCATATTGAAACCGGTGAAGATTGGGTGCGGCTCGAGGCCACCCCCAACCCCCTCCCCTTCAGCGTGGAAGCCCGCGAGTACCCGGGTTTCGCCACCGACCTGCAACCGTTGATCGCCGCTTACCTAGCCACCGTGCCCGGCACTTCCACCGTGGCCGACCGGGTCTACCCCGACCGTTTCGGCTACGTCGGCGAGCTAGCCCGCATGGGGGCCGATGCCAGCCGCAAGGAAGGGGTGCTTCTGATCAACGGCAAGACCCTGATGGGCGCGAGCGTCAAGGCCGCCGATATCCGTGCTGGGGGAGCGTTGATCCTGGCGGCCCTAGCCGCCGAGGGCGAGAGCAAGATCGAGGGCATGCAGTACGTGGAGCGCGGCTACGAAAAGCTGCCCGCCCGCCTGCAAGCCTTGGGGGCCAGGGTCAGTTTCGAGCAACCCGCATTGGCTCTAGCGGCAGACTGA
- a CDS encoding NAD(P)/FAD-dependent oxidoreductase, protein MKSLGVEVLKESRVAEVSEAGVRLESGEFIPSYLVIWSAGVAGAALPGLPTTRGNRVATTPELFVPEAPEVYVAGDMNYLEVNGKPLPQVAPTAMQQGTWAARNILRHLRGQKQLPFRYKDKGNLAVLGRAKAVAELGRVKFKGFLAWVTWLAVHIYYLAGFRNRLLVLSNWAYSYLTYDYAVRIIHHRHSFPQSQEFKKAPEPVLMETGVRKG, encoded by the coding sequence TTGAAGTCACTAGGGGTAGAGGTGCTCAAGGAGAGTCGGGTGGCCGAAGTGAGCGAAGCCGGGGTACGGCTCGAGAGCGGCGAATTCATCCCCAGCTACTTGGTGATCTGGTCGGCAGGGGTAGCAGGAGCAGCCCTGCCGGGCCTACCTACCACACGCGGCAATCGCGTCGCCACCACTCCCGAACTCTTTGTGCCGGAGGCCCCTGAGGTGTATGTGGCCGGGGACATGAACTATCTCGAGGTGAACGGCAAGCCCCTGCCGCAAGTCGCCCCCACCGCCATGCAGCAAGGGACCTGGGCCGCCCGCAACATCCTGCGCCACCTGCGGGGACAAAAACAACTACCCTTCCGCTACAAGGACAAGGGCAACCTGGCGGTGCTGGGCCGGGCCAAGGCCGTGGCCGAGTTGGGCCGGGTCAAGTTCAAAGGGTTTTTGGCTTGGGTGACCTGGCTGGCTGTTCACATCTACTACCTGGCTGGGTTCCGTAACCGGCTGTTGGTGCTCTCCAACTGGGCCTACAGCTACCTAACCTATGACTACGCGGTGCGGATCATCCACCATCGCCACTCCTTCCCCCAGAGCCAAGAGTTCAAGAAGGCTCCCGAGCCGGTGCTGATGGAAACCGGGGTAAGAAAAGGCTAG
- a CDS encoding IS701-like element ISMesi2 family transposase, whose protein sequence is MLSQASPKGVMPMNPPKCDDLDYIHFLIAAQRVFTCTEAARCSPKEKSPPAHDAFTRLLQRQPPDTAALWQEAKAFVKLREGLLILDDTTLDKPYARDMDLVSYHWSGKHQRVVRGIALMTLLWTEGQALIPCDFRVYDKPQDGKSKNDHFQTMLQKAKERGFQPEYVLMDSWYASLENLKAIVSFGWRFLTRLKGNRLVNPEGKGNVPIREVEIPGEGRVVHLRGFGFVRVFRTLSKDGEAEYWATNHLGMSEEKRAELERQGWGIEVYHRGLKQCCGVERAQVRKAVSILRHLLLALRAFLRLEVYRLRRGVSWYEAKASIVREAIRSYLAHPLHILQPTA, encoded by the coding sequence GTGCTTAGCCAAGCTTCTCCAAAGGGGGTGATGCCCATGAACCCACCGAAGTGCGATGACCTGGACTACATCCACTTTCTCATCGCCGCTCAGCGGGTCTTCACCTGTACCGAGGCCGCTCGCTGTAGTCCAAAGGAGAAGAGCCCTCCCGCCCATGATGCCTTTACCCGCCTGCTGCAAAGACAGCCGCCCGACACGGCGGCGCTGTGGCAGGAGGCCAAGGCCTTCGTGAAGCTCAGGGAGGGGCTGCTGATCCTGGACGACACCACCCTGGATAAGCCCTACGCTCGGGACATGGATCTGGTGAGTTACCACTGGAGCGGCAAACACCAAAGGGTGGTTAGGGGCATCGCCCTCATGACCCTGCTGTGGACGGAGGGGCAGGCCCTGATCCCCTGCGACTTTCGGGTCTACGACAAGCCCCAGGATGGGAAGAGCAAAAACGACCACTTTCAGACCATGCTCCAGAAAGCGAAGGAGCGGGGGTTTCAGCCGGAATATGTCCTGATGGACAGCTGGTATGCCAGCTTGGAGAACCTCAAGGCCATAGTCAGCTTTGGCTGGCGGTTTCTGACGCGGCTGAAGGGCAACCGCCTGGTCAACCCGGAGGGGAAGGGAAATGTACCCATCCGTGAGGTGGAAATCCCTGGGGAGGGGAGGGTGGTTCATCTTCGGGGTTTTGGGTTCGTGAGGGTGTTCCGAACGCTCTCCAAGGACGGGGAGGCGGAGTACTGGGCCACGAACCATCTGGGGATGAGCGAAGAGAAGCGGGCGGAGTTAGAGCGGCAAGGATGGGGGATCGAAGTGTACCATCGGGGGCTCAAGCAGTGCTGTGGGGTGGAGCGGGCCCAGGTGAGGAAGGCGGTCTCCATCCTGCGGCACCTCCTCCTGGCTTTGCGGGCCTTCCTCCGGCTGGAGGTCTACCGGCTGCGCAGGGGGGTGAGCTGGTACGAGGCCAAGGCGTCCATTGTTCGCGAGGCAATACGAAGTTATCTCGCCCATCCCCTCCACATCCTTCAGCCAACTGCGTAA
- a CDS encoding NAD(P)/FAD-dependent oxidoreductase has protein sequence MAEKHVVILGAGFAGLGAVRVLGREKNLRVTLVDKNNYHLFLPLLYQVASAGLEAPQIAMPIRAFLRRYPNANFVMGQAERVDLQAKVVVVEGKPIPYDYLIVGSGSRSFDFGIPGVAQYAIGLKSLEEALHIRDRALSAAEEAVRTNDPQRRKALLTFVIVGGGPTGVELAGALGELKKHVVARDYPELRGAELRIVLIEAGKRLLHAFSEGSSRYVENSRSYAVAVDWTFFCVLGGECLAKLLQRG, from the coding sequence ATGGCAGAAAAGCACGTGGTCATATTAGGCGCGGGGTTTGCCGGGCTGGGCGCGGTGCGGGTGCTCGGGCGCGAAAAGAACCTACGGGTCACGCTGGTAGACAAAAACAATTACCATCTGTTCCTACCGCTTTTGTACCAGGTGGCTTCTGCCGGGCTCGAGGCTCCCCAGATCGCCATGCCGATCCGAGCCTTCTTGCGCCGCTATCCCAACGCGAACTTCGTGATGGGCCAGGCTGAGCGGGTGGACCTCCAAGCCAAGGTGGTCGTTGTGGAGGGCAAACCCATTCCCTATGATTACCTCATCGTAGGTAGCGGCAGCCGCAGCTTCGACTTTGGCATCCCCGGGGTGGCCCAATACGCCATTGGGCTCAAAAGCCTGGAGGAAGCCCTGCACATACGCGACCGAGCGTTATCGGCTGCCGAAGAAGCGGTACGAACTAACGATCCTCAGCGGCGCAAGGCCCTACTGACCTTCGTGATCGTGGGGGGTGGCCCCACCGGGGTGGAGTTGGCCGGGGCTTTGGGCGAACTCAAGAAACACGTGGTCGCCCGGGATTACCCTGAGTTGCGGGGTGCTGAACTGCGCATCGTGCTGATCGAAGCAGGCAAGCGCTTGCTCCACGCCTTTTCGGAAGGGTCATCGCGCTACGTAGAAAACTCTAGGAGTTACGCAGTTGCAGTTGACTGGACATTCTTCTGTGTGCTAGGAGGAGAGTGCTTAGCCAAGCTTCTCCAAAGGGGGTGA
- a CDS encoding lytic transglycosylase domain-containing protein, with protein sequence MRWGLLLLMLLALGCRGQQLPGPYQQLERALQQQDVLTLASLAAEPGFAGLVAARALAADPTLSALERAPHALAWAHFLEQSRSFEPGFDPRGAWAQAAPLLEAAGMRTEAIEAYTRLLPAPEAVSGLRRLTSGDDLYQRLYAGRAYAPLLAVLPDGVRPDLKAPALYRLGRYREAIPVYREWAKTDPRGLYGLGWSLYLSNQQELGIQTLARYDLRESRFAQGAWLQSQGQIPQAIAAYRESTPEGQWRAAGLLEQEGRLREALLTYLQLAQPQAASPTGSNHLPSPEPTFRDDAAYRAWVLARQIGDGELERQAYTLLRGGLAALAGKPLEPKLAPELPPLPQEPPAIPIAHTLAQQGKAEWARGELRYALLQAPDPASKLALIRELQALGAYRETINQAEELPQSRAVLEAIYPQAYAAWVEKYAQANGLEPPLLWALIWQESHFDPQAVSRTGAQGLMQFTRPTWEDVARMLGETPGDRFDPETSIRYGARYLRWLHDRCTFLSEAERWPCAILAYNGGIGYVRRGVAASGSLQGFLRFQEREEPREFLSSVLEAYAYYRYLY encoded by the coding sequence ATGCGGTGGGGGCTTTTGTTGTTGATGTTGCTGGCCTTGGGCTGCCGGGGGCAGCAGCTACCGGGGCCATACCAACAGCTCGAGCGGGCCTTGCAGCAACAGGACGTCCTGACCCTGGCCAGCCTGGCTGCCGAGCCTGGGTTCGCCGGGCTGGTAGCAGCGCGCGCGCTGGCTGCCGACCCTACCCTTTCCGCCCTCGAGCGAGCCCCCCACGCCCTAGCTTGGGCGCACTTCCTCGAGCAGTCCCGCTCGTTCGAGCCGGGCTTTGATCCCCGTGGGGCCTGGGCTCAGGCTGCTCCCCTCCTGGAGGCCGCAGGGATGCGCACCGAGGCGATTGAGGCCTACACCCGGCTTCTACCCGCGCCAGAAGCGGTGTCCGGCTTACGCCGCCTGACCTCCGGCGACGACCTCTACCAAAGGCTCTATGCGGGCAGAGCCTATGCGCCGCTGCTAGCAGTCCTGCCGGATGGGGTTCGGCCCGATCTCAAAGCACCCGCCTTGTACCGGCTGGGGCGCTACCGTGAGGCCATCCCGGTGTACCGGGAATGGGCCAAGACGGATCCTAGAGGGCTTTACGGCCTGGGCTGGAGCCTCTACTTGAGCAATCAGCAGGAGCTGGGCATCCAGACCTTGGCCCGCTACGACCTGCGCGAGAGCCGCTTCGCCCAGGGGGCTTGGTTGCAGAGCCAGGGGCAGATCCCCCAGGCCATCGCTGCCTACCGCGAAAGCACCCCCGAGGGGCAGTGGCGGGCGGCAGGGCTGCTCGAGCAGGAGGGCCGCCTCCGCGAGGCCCTCCTCACTTACCTCCAACTGGCCCAGCCTCAGGCTGCGTCCCCCACAGGCTCTAACCACCTCCCCTCGCCCGAGCCGACCTTCCGCGACGACGCTGCGTACCGGGCCTGGGTGCTGGCCCGGCAGATCGGCGACGGCGAACTCGAGCGCCAAGCGTACACCCTGCTTAGGGGCGGGCTGGCGGCCCTGGCGGGGAAACCCCTCGAGCCGAAGCTGGCTCCCGAGCTACCCCCCCTACCGCAAGAGCCCCCGGCCATCCCCATAGCCCATACGCTCGCCCAGCAGGGCAAGGCTGAGTGGGCCCGAGGCGAGTTGCGCTACGCCCTGCTGCAAGCCCCGGACCCTGCCAGCAAACTGGCCTTGATCCGGGAGCTGCAGGCCCTGGGGGCTTACCGCGAAACGATCAACCAGGCCGAGGAGCTGCCCCAGAGCCGAGCGGTCTTGGAAGCCATCTACCCCCAGGCCTACGCCGCGTGGGTGGAGAAGTACGCCCAAGCCAACGGGCTCGAGCCCCCGCTGCTCTGGGCTTTGATCTGGCAGGAGTCCCACTTCGACCCCCAAGCGGTGAGCCGCACCGGAGCCCAAGGCCTCATGCAGTTCACCCGCCCCACTTGGGAGGATGTGGCCCGGATGTTGGGGGAAACCCCCGGCGACCGCTTCGATCCGGAGACCTCGATCCGCTACGGAGCCCGCTACTTGCGCTGGCTCCACGACCGCTGCACCTTTCTGAGCGAGGCCGAGCGCTGGCCTTGTGCGATTCTCGCTTACAACGGCGGAATCGGCTACGTGCGGCGCGGCGTCGCAGCCAGCGGCTCGCTGCAGGGTTTTTTGCGCTTCCAGGAACGGGAGGAGCCTCGCGAATTCCTATCCAGCGTGCTAGAAGCTTATGCCTATTACCGCTACTTATACTGA
- a CDS encoding rhomboid family intramembrane serine protease, producing the protein MFPLYDINRSRRTPYVVRLLVLANLAVFVWQFFFFPDPDQAILQYGFIPSRFWADPTSEWPRIFSSMFMHGGLAHILGNMWFLWVFGDNIEDQLGHFRFLVFYLLGGVAAALAQGLVFASTDVPMVGASGAISAVLGAYIVLFPRATVLSLVGWIPLPVPAFIYLGYWALIQLLQSFAGVEGIAFWAHIGGFIFGTVLVRAFALPQVSRRY; encoded by the coding sequence ATGTTCCCGCTTTACGACATCAACCGCTCACGCCGTACCCCCTACGTGGTGCGGTTATTGGTGCTGGCGAACCTCGCAGTGTTCGTCTGGCAATTTTTTTTCTTCCCGGATCCCGATCAGGCCATTTTGCAGTACGGGTTCATCCCCTCGAGGTTCTGGGCCGATCCCACCTCGGAGTGGCCGCGGATCTTTAGCAGCATGTTCATGCATGGCGGGCTCGCGCACATCCTGGGGAACATGTGGTTTTTGTGGGTCTTTGGCGACAACATCGAAGACCAGTTGGGGCATTTTCGCTTCCTGGTGTTCTACCTGTTGGGAGGAGTCGCGGCGGCCTTGGCCCAAGGGCTGGTCTTCGCCTCCACCGATGTACCCATGGTAGGGGCGTCGGGTGCCATCTCGGCGGTGCTGGGAGCTTATATCGTGCTTTTTCCTCGCGCCACGGTGTTGTCGCTGGTGGGCTGGATCCCTCTACCGGTCCCGGCCTTCATCTACCTGGGATATTGGGCTTTGATCCAGCTTTTGCAGAGCTTCGCCGGGGTGGAGGGAATCGCCTTCTGGGCGCACATCGGCGGCTTTATCTTCGGGACGGTGTTGGTGCGGGCGTTTGCCCTGCCCCAGGTCTCGAGGCGCTACTAG
- a CDS encoding VLRF1 family aeRF1-type release factor has product MLTQAQVRSIQNLVQHPGPVLSLYLSTNPAQEENAGRAYLARAKEQMKALGVPKEIFDKVLARLEEDRPQARTRVIFAGENLLEIYDLQVDLPLSDGIEARWGQPYLTPLLYAIDEHERRAVVLVDQEKWRLFEVVLGEIEELEGAFRAVNPEEWCDLGEDATAAGGRSAGPGAPGHVGRASGGSGKDHFSERMGEWTERFYKEMAHHLVEVMKSRGIEQLVLMGPDPDTKNFAAHLPENFPKPYILPSAPHSRVSAGEILKIVERELPPLERERELKLLEQIRENGVSGVDQVISLLQEGRIHLLVAPWKLEGTVFRCPSGMVGMIREAARAYCPGEQVEEVSLKEALPRLAQAYAARLEFVHGEAEERLLREFGGLAGLLRW; this is encoded by the coding sequence ATGCTTACCCAAGCTCAGGTACGTTCGATTCAGAATCTAGTACAGCATCCAGGACCGGTGCTTTCGCTGTATCTCTCTACCAACCCTGCCCAGGAGGAAAACGCGGGCCGGGCTTATCTGGCTAGGGCCAAGGAGCAGATGAAAGCCCTTGGGGTCCCCAAGGAAATCTTCGACAAAGTACTCGCGAGGCTCGAGGAAGACCGCCCCCAAGCCCGTACCCGGGTGATTTTCGCCGGGGAAAATCTGCTCGAGATCTACGATCTGCAAGTAGATTTGCCCCTCTCAGACGGGATCGAAGCCCGCTGGGGTCAGCCCTACCTGACCCCCTTGCTCTATGCCATCGATGAGCACGAGCGCCGCGCGGTGGTACTCGTAGATCAGGAGAAGTGGCGGCTTTTCGAAGTGGTGTTGGGGGAAATCGAAGAGCTGGAGGGGGCTTTCCGGGCGGTAAACCCCGAGGAATGGTGCGATCTGGGGGAGGACGCCACGGCTGCCGGAGGGCGTAGCGCCGGGCCCGGCGCTCCTGGTCACGTAGGACGGGCCAGTGGCGGTAGCGGCAAGGACCACTTCAGCGAGCGCATGGGCGAGTGGACCGAGCGCTTTTACAAGGAGATGGCGCACCATCTGGTCGAGGTGATGAAATCCCGGGGGATTGAGCAACTGGTGTTGATGGGGCCCGACCCCGACACCAAAAACTTCGCCGCTCATCTGCCCGAAAACTTCCCCAAGCCCTATATTTTGCCTTCGGCTCCCCACTCCCGGGTCAGCGCGGGGGAGATCCTCAAGATCGTGGAAAGGGAACTGCCCCCGCTCGAGCGCGAGCGCGAACTTAAGCTGCTCGAGCAGATTCGGGAAAACGGGGTTAGCGGGGTGGATCAAGTAATCAGCCTGTTGCAAGAAGGGCGAATCCACCTGCTGGTAGCCCCCTGGAAGCTCGAGGGCACGGTGTTCCGCTGCCCTTCAGGGATGGTGGGTATGATCCGCGAAGCGGCCCGGGCCTACTGTCCGGGTGAGCAGGTGGAGGAGGTTTCGCTCAAGGAAGCCCTACCCCGGCTAGCCCAGGCCTATGCGGCGCGGCTCGAATTCGTCCATGGCGAGGCCGAAGAGCGCCTATTGCGGGAGTTTGGCGGGCTGGCCGGGCTACTGCGCTGGTAG
- a CDS encoding Hsp20/alpha crystallin family protein → MVRFDPFREIEELQEQLFRSLQASRNDNRTFAPLVDVLEDAQGLHFAVYLPGVDPQKVDVQAENNTLTIKAERPFEKPENATQYRLEGTYGTFIRSFTIPNTYDLSKVSANFKHGVLYLDIPKAEAAQPRKIEVRVNA, encoded by the coding sequence ATGGTCAGGTTTGATCCATTCCGCGAAATCGAAGAGCTTCAGGAGCAGTTGTTCCGCAGCTTGCAGGCTTCCCGTAACGATAACCGCACCTTTGCCCCGCTGGTGGATGTGCTCGAGGACGCCCAGGGTTTACATTTCGCTGTTTACCTGCCGGGCGTAGACCCCCAGAAGGTGGACGTGCAGGCCGAGAACAATACCCTCACCATCAAGGCCGAGCGCCCCTTCGAGAAGCCCGAGAACGCCACCCAGTACCGGCTCGAGGGCACTTACGGTACCTTCATCCGCAGCTTTACCATCCCCAACACCTACGATCTCTCTAAGGTGAGTGCCAACTTCAAGCACGGGGTGCTCTACCTAGACATCCCCAAGGCCGAAGCAGCCCAACCCCGCAAGATCGAAGTTCGGGTCAATGCCTAG
- a CDS encoding SDH family Clp fold serine proteinase — protein sequence MDIFFQLFWLFFILSTLTPYFNQQMLLLGRARKITELERKRKSRVITLIHRQEGFSFLGIPFARYIDIDDSEQVLRAIRLTDKSVPIDLVLHTPGGLVLAAEQIAEALIKHPAKVTVFVPHYAMSGGTLIALAADEIVMDENAVLGPVDPQLGQYPAASVIKVLEHKPASEIDDQTFILADVARKALIQVHTTVKNLLKKHLEEARAEEVAGILSQGTWTHDYPISVEEARTLGLKVSTEMPLEVYELMEMYPQPRGGKPSVQYVPLPYERERSPVKGRR from the coding sequence ATGGACATTTTTTTTCAGCTCTTTTGGCTTTTCTTCATCCTCTCCACCCTCACCCCCTACTTCAACCAGCAGATGCTTCTGCTGGGCCGCGCGCGCAAAATCACCGAGCTCGAGCGCAAGCGCAAGAGCCGGGTCATCACCCTCATCCATCGCCAGGAGGGCTTTTCCTTTTTGGGTATTCCCTTCGCTCGCTATATCGACATCGACGACTCCGAGCAGGTCTTGCGGGCTATTCGCCTCACCGACAAAAGCGTGCCCATCGACCTAGTGCTGCACACCCCCGGCGGGCTGGTGCTGGCTGCCGAGCAAATCGCCGAAGCGCTCATAAAACACCCTGCTAAGGTGACCGTCTTCGTGCCCCACTACGCCATGTCCGGCGGTACGCTTATCGCCTTGGCTGCCGACGAGATCGTGATGGACGAAAACGCTGTACTGGGGCCGGTAGACCCCCAGCTTGGGCAGTACCCGGCGGCTTCGGTCATCAAGGTACTCGAGCACAAACCCGCCAGCGAAATCGATGACCAAACGTTCATCTTGGCCGATGTAGCCCGCAAGGCGCTGATCCAGGTTCATACCACGGTCAAGAACCTCCTCAAGAAGCACCTCGAGGAGGCCCGAGCTGAAGAGGTAGCCGGCATCCTCTCGCAGGGCACCTGGACCCACGACTACCCCATCAGCGTGGAGGAGGCCCGCACCCTGGGGCTCAAGGTATCCACCGAGATGCCGCTGGAAGTGTATGAGCTGATGGAGATGTACCCCCAGCCCCGCGGCGGTAAACCTAGCGTGCAGTACGTGCCCTTGCCCTACGAACGGGAGCGCAGCCCCGTTAAGGGCAGGCGTTAG
- a CDS encoding rhomboid family intramembrane serine protease — MIPLRDSIYFHGPALVTKVLIALCVLGFAFQLSMGLDASLERLALVPALLLADPLGEGYRLFTSMFTHGSLGHLLGNVWFMWVFGPALEGRLGSGRYLLLYLLAGLAAALAQTLFSDPHTPMVGASGAISGVCGGYFLLFSRAYVLTWFFPFFLLWLPASTYLGYWALIQLVNGLLGLPGVAWWAHLGGFAAGMALAWMFQPRRPYLTAPSWESWFFYR; from the coding sequence GTGATTCCCCTACGCGACTCGATCTACTTTCATGGCCCGGCTCTGGTTACCAAGGTCCTCATCGCCTTATGCGTCTTGGGGTTTGCCTTCCAGCTTTCCATGGGTTTGGACGCCAGCCTCGAGCGCCTGGCCTTGGTGCCGGCTTTGCTCCTGGCGGATCCCCTGGGCGAGGGGTACCGGCTTTTCACCAGCATGTTTACCCACGGCTCGCTAGGGCACTTGTTGGGCAACGTGTGGTTTATGTGGGTGTTCGGCCCCGCGCTCGAGGGGCGCCTGGGCAGCGGGCGCTACCTGCTGCTATACCTACTGGCTGGGCTCGCTGCGGCTTTGGCCCAGACCCTCTTCTCCGATCCCCACACCCCCATGGTAGGGGCCTCAGGGGCCATCTCCGGGGTATGCGGGGGCTACTTCTTGCTCTTTTCGCGCGCCTATGTGCTGACTTGGTTTTTTCCCTTCTTCCTGCTGTGGCTTCCTGCAAGCACCTACCTGGGCTACTGGGCCTTAATTCAGCTGGTTAACGGGCTGTTGGGTCTGCCTGGGGTGGCCTGGTGGGCCCACCTGGGCGGCTTTGCAGCCGGGATGGCGCTGGCCTGGATGTTTCAACCCCGCAGACCCTACCTCACCGCTCCAAGCTGGGAAAGCTGGTTCTTCTATCGCTAA
- a CDS encoding cation:proton antiporter — translation MHPSVEAFGLAAALLALGAALVHRTGFPPLPAYLLVGLVLGGRLHVEALEPLPSLGLLLLLFSVGLEFGPDRLGQLSQRVLRAGFWDALALPLGAGLGALAGLDWRGALLLGGIVYASSSAVIVKLILDLRRATSPESEVVLGVLVFEDLVVAVLLVLLGGQGGVGLLAGVGLALLYWLIARWMGPLLSRAVEGFSNELVLLAGAAFVSGSAALFHTIGASEGVGAFLCGVVAAGLGLRERLEHLFGPVRDLGVALFFLTVGAQALGLLQGAGWLAVGLAIMGLLLKLPLNLWGAKEAGLSPKRQRYAAVYLLPRGEFNLVLGALALQGGYPLAAQVAVMLVLVSIPLGSVLMRYAPDWFGKSRRLASSESPRQA, via the coding sequence ATCCATCCTTCGGTGGAAGCCTTCGGCCTGGCAGCTGCCCTTTTGGCTTTAGGAGCAGCGCTGGTTCACCGAACGGGCTTTCCTCCGCTGCCCGCTTACCTGCTGGTGGGCCTGGTGCTGGGTGGGCGGCTCCATGTAGAGGCCCTGGAACCCCTGCCCTCGCTGGGGCTGCTATTGCTGTTGTTCTCGGTGGGGCTGGAGTTCGGCCCCGACCGACTGGGCCAGCTATCCCAGCGGGTGTTGCGGGCGGGATTCTGGGACGCTTTGGCGCTACCGCTGGGGGCAGGTCTGGGCGCATTGGCGGGGCTAGACTGGCGGGGGGCCTTGCTGTTGGGGGGCATCGTTTACGCTTCCTCCAGCGCGGTGATCGTCAAGCTGATCCTGGACCTGCGTCGGGCCACTTCCCCCGAAAGCGAGGTGGTGCTGGGAGTACTGGTCTTTGAGGATTTGGTAGTAGCCGTCCTGCTGGTGCTTTTGGGTGGGCAAGGAGGCGTAGGACTTCTGGCCGGGGTAGGTCTGGCCCTCCTCTACTGGCTGATAGCCCGGTGGATGGGCCCCCTCTTGAGCCGGGCGGTGGAGGGCTTCTCGAACGAGTTGGTACTGTTGGCAGGGGCTGCTTTTGTCAGCGGAAGTGCGGCTTTGTTCCACACCATAGGAGCTTCGGAGGGTGTGGGAGCCTTCTTGTGCGGGGTGGTAGCGGCTGGGCTGGGCCTGCGGGAGCGGTTAGAACACCTCTTTGGCCCGGTGCGGGATCTGGGGGTGGCGCTCTTTTTCCTCACGGTGGGGGCGCAGGCCTTGGGGCTCTTACAGGGTGCAGGGTGGCTGGCCGTGGGTTTGGCCATCATGGGCCTGCTGTTAAAGCTCCCCCTCAATCTGTGGGGAGCCAAAGAGGCCGGACTCAGCCCCAAGCGGCAGCGCTACGCAGCGGTTTATCTGCTCCCTAGGGGGGAGTTCAACCTGGTTCTTGGAGCGCTGGCGCTGCAGGGGGGGTATCCCCTAGCGGCCCAGGTAGCGGTTATGCTGGTGCTGGTTTCTATTCCCTTAGGCAGCGTGTTGATGCGCTATGCCCCGGACTGGTTCGGCAAGTCCCGTCGCCTGGCCTCGAGCGAATCGCCCCGACAGGCGTAG